In Amycolatopsis coloradensis, one genomic interval encodes:
- a CDS encoding VanZ family protein — protein sequence MTNAQVTALQYGLIGFFALWATVLIPQLIVLHARYGRVRLRPVLTMAAVLLYITMTLAVTFLPLPGPGVKRLSQTVQLHPFQWVTDIHTELLKHGLPMADWFTTQTFQQATMNVLLFVPLGFFARTLWKRGLIGTTLIGLAASLLIEITQLTANFGTAPYVYRIFDVDDLLNNTGGAMLGWIAGALLLSLVRKPVPSTIELQPLRGERVDLAQVR from the coding sequence CTGGGCGACGGTACTGATCCCGCAGCTGATCGTCCTGCACGCGCGGTACGGCCGGGTGCGGCTTCGTCCCGTCCTGACCATGGCCGCCGTGCTGCTCTACATCACCATGACCCTGGCGGTGACCTTCCTGCCGCTTCCCGGGCCCGGAGTCAAACGGCTGAGTCAGACCGTGCAGTTGCATCCGTTCCAGTGGGTCACCGACATCCACACCGAACTGCTCAAGCACGGGCTGCCGATGGCCGACTGGTTCACCACCCAGACCTTCCAGCAGGCCACCATGAACGTGCTGCTGTTCGTCCCGCTCGGCTTCTTCGCCAGGACGCTCTGGAAGCGCGGCCTCATCGGCACGACGCTGATCGGGCTCGCCGCGTCGCTGCTGATCGAGATCACGCAGCTGACCGCGAACTTCGGCACCGCGCCCTACGTGTACCGGATCTTCGACGTCGACGACCTGCTCAACAACACCGGTGGCGCGATGCTCGGCTGGATCGCCGGGGCATTGCTGCTCAGCCTCGTGCGGAAGCCCGTTCCCTCAACGATCGAGCTGCAGCCGCTGCGTGGCGAGCGGGTCGACCTCGCCCAGGTCCGCTAG